DNA sequence from the Oreochromis niloticus isolate F11D_XX linkage group LG8, O_niloticus_UMD_NMBU, whole genome shotgun sequence genome:
TTGATACATCATCAATGAATGACCCTACAGCAGACAACACTGTGTCCAAGGAAAcacataaatgtatttattaggGAAAATCCAGAAAAAGTCTGAAAATGCTTTGTACTGCCAGGATTCACATGGGGAATAAAACATAGTAAGTCTCATTAATTATATAGAATTTCATACAGTCAAAGCCTTGACTGTTTCTGACTAGTGCATCCAGCTCTCCAGAGGAAAAGCaggaaaatgacacaaaagCCTTGCATATGGAGTTCAAATAAATGACTTTTATTCAAACATAGAGGACacaagtttaaataaaacacaattaagTCTAACATACAAGTCATGGTTCTTCTTATGAAAATAATTTCTGTACATAGGCATCTTCTTTAAAGACTAACTGGTCCAACCCAGCTGCtacagtgtgttttgttttttttaatctacccATCAGATCTCAGTGGGAAGATGCACTGACAAATTTTCCCAGTTTGGGAGGGTCACTGTGATAAACACCAGTTTAGTTCCAGTAGTCATACTACAAGGTGGCCAACCACACCAGAAAATGAGTATTAACAGGAGGTTACATAAGAACTGTGAGCAGTCTACACCTCTGTTCCTTCCCGGCTGTATAGGAGGTTATTCACACTGAAATGGTTGGAGAGGCTCTGTACTGATGTGTAATAGTTCATTCTGCTGTTGTCAGAGTTCAGAGGAGAGATCACAGAAGATGAGTAGGAGCCCAGTCCAGACATGCCCTCTCTGGGCTGAGATAGTCCCCCGACGTGCCCGGAGCCGTAGTCTCCACGCTCTACGCCCCGGGCGCCGTCGCTTCCCCCGCTGCTCGCCAGGATCGAGTTCACGCTGGATGAGAAGCTGTTGAAACAGGGGCTGTGCTCCGCGGAGGGAGACGGGGAGGACTTGGGCTCAGTGGAGGCCGGAGACCCGTGCAGGCTGGGCGGGGAGGCACTCAGGAGGATGGCGGTGTCGGCGAGCTTGTGTGCGCCGTCTTCAGATTTGAGTGGAAGAGCTGTGCTGTCAGCTCCGTTCAAATCTGATCTCCTCTTTCTCTTACGCCTGAAGTTCCCGTTGTCAAACATCTTCTCACAGTTTGGGTCAAGAGTCCAGTAGTTTCCTTTACCTGTAtaagaaatagaagaaataaagaaggaagaaaaaggaTGAACGACGCTGACATGCGCATACTTTGAATTCAAATTTGTTCCTGCTCACAACTGAACAGTTCATTTGACTTTTCACATTAAAATCTCAAAAAATCAACAATTTTAAAGTCTCTGGTATTTCAAAAATACTtttgataaagtttaaaaactTCTGTCGGCAAAAGTAGCAACGATTCTCTGATATATAATTACAGCAAATTATGAGAGGTTTATTAAAAAACTCACCTGGGTCATCCTCGTCCCGTGCCACTTTTTTGAAACAGTCGTTCAGTGACAAGTTGTGGCGAATTGAATTCTGCCACCCAGCTTTGCTCTTCTTGTAGAAAGGGAAGTTATCGGCCACATACTGATAGATCTGACTGAGAGTCAACTTTTTGTCCTGGGCATTTTGTATGGCCATCGCTATCAGTGCGGAGTAAGAATAAGGCGGTCTAACCATTTTGAAGAGCTCCTGCTGGCTGGATATGGATAGCCATCCCAGGTCTGCTCCACCAAACCCGGTGGGAGGCGGTAAGAACTGCCTCTGGTTAGAACCGTATCCAGACTGAATATAAGATGTGCCGTTGTTCCCTTGAAGATAAGGAGAAGAGTTGATGCTCGGTCCGTTTAGCCATAGGTATGGGTTTGTAGAGGGGGGCGAGTACTCTCCGAGGCCGTAACCGGAGGGGTGGGTAGGCGGCCTCTGAGTGTGATGGTGATGCAGATTCTGCTGGTAAACGCCGTAGTTGTCGCAGTACACGGCCATGTCCAGGAGCTCCTGGGCGCTGTGCTGAATAGGGCTGCTCTGTGGGTTAGATGGTTGGTGTCCAAAAGCATTCATAATCCGCCTTAAACAGATTCCCAAAACCTAATTTCGTCTCTGTGTCTCTCCCTCAGGACTGAACTTATTCTGAGAAGCAGGAGTATTTATGCGCAGCGCCCGGGTCCTCCACAGGTAGCCCATTGAAGAAAAGTTTTGATTTGGTCACACCCCCCTTCTCTGGCTTGCTACACCCAACTCACCCAATCTCCCTATCAATGAGCATCGATACTTCTTTTAAATGCAGCGACGAACTTCGTGTTAATTGTAAAGTATGCCCACATTAAGGAATGTTAGTGGTTTCTAACTTTGTCAATAACGACGCGTAATTACGCACCGGTGCTTAAATTGGCCGACAGTGTATACAGACGTTACAAAAGTAATCTTCTGCAAATAATCCAAAGTGAAATACAAAGCGCGGTTGTGGCACGATGTTAATAATTGTTCCTtactaaaataatttttttttattgaattttcTTTAATATTGTGATCAAAACTGCAGGTCACGAATTTATCTCGCCGTGCACGGGTAGCAGATATCAGTTTCGTTTAAAACTTGGTATCCGTGTCAGACTCAAACAAGGAAGCTCCACGTgcttaaaacttaaaaagaaattTGTTTGGAATAAACACTTCACAAGTGCCACAGGTTTTGTGTCAACAAGTGACTCGTGGAAAGCATACTCACTGCAAGCTCCCCAGGAAAACGGGTTATAGCTGCACTGCGAATTAGGAACAATTATATTTCTAGTGATgtcattatttaattattctgcATTATCAAAATTTGCCTATAGGGGCGGGGTCACTTTTTTCTACTAAAATTATTTATAAGCACTTTTGAGAAAAAcaagaataagaaaaaaacacatttcattcaCTTACATGTACATACAAGTACAAAGGTATATAATGCTACTGAGAGAAGCACACAGAAACTAAAATCTGGTCCAGAACTAAGTTATTTAGTGTATTTGCTTGGAGGGAAATCACCTGGTGGTGTGTAACCGACCCAGACAGGGGGCTGCAACAGCAGGCAAACGGTGCCTGTTTCGACTGACGGGAAAGTGGAACAACTTTAACAGCATCGATACTACAGGCGTCCAGAATTTGAGGGTATTTCCAGTTTAAGTGCTAAAAATAAAAGGCTAACTGCGCAACCATGAGAGACAAATCTCCGGACTGTGCTGCACCATTTATTTCTTAACACTGTGTTTAAGCCCTGTCTGGAACTTAACAGGCCAATAGTAGCTGAAATCTATTCACTGCAAAAATTCGCTTTCgccttttttaaatgataaaagtaGCTCAAGAGTTTCAACGTTTGAGCTGCGATTTGTTTCATGGCTCGCTGACACAACTCAAGTTTCAATTTAAAGCGAATCTAACACGTTTTTTGTAATTGTTAGATTATTATTTCATCTGAATTCTTTAGTCGCATTGACGTTTATGTCTGTTGTGAAGACGTGGGCTCTGCAGTTTGCTGCCGGACTCCTGCACTAATCGGCAGAACATTCCTCCTCTCCATGACCTTGATGTAATTATTTGGCTCCAAGGTGTTGTCCCGACCACAGGCTTTACAGCAGTGGCAAGCAATTGGCTCCACGGGGGAGGAATGGCATTTAACCCCCAGATGAAAACAACACAACCTGTTAGATGTCTAACGAGTACAGCTAATTACTGCTGACTCCAAATCCCAATCTCAAAAATTCAAGCAAACTCTGCAAAGATCCGTATTTACAATTTACAGTACCTTCTGGGCAACACATACGCCATGATGTAACCTCACCCACCCAGATATATCTGTAAGTGAATAATTGAGTTTTTAAAGTGCCACATGTATGACTTAACATTGAAGACGTGGCAACATAACCTCTCTAATCCCCAACCTTCATTTGGTTGTAAAATAATAATCCCGGGCGTCTTTTTCAGGTTGAGGATGGAAGGGTTGCTCTTCTGCTTGCCCATGTCTGTCTTCATCCTCTGTTTCCTCAAGCTTTGTAAGGTCATGGGAGCTATTCTTTAGGAGATCGTGTCAATCATGGAAAGGTCAGAGAGGTAAGACGGAGTCACACAAGCTTCAGTTTAAAATCTGCGCTGCAGGTGATGGGAGAATGGAACATTCTGCTTCTTCTCTATTCACTCTGTTTCAGCGCATTTTACCACTGAATTTGCAGCTAAACACACACGCTGAAAGCAACAACCCCTAACCCTTATCTGCTAACTGTTAACTGCTTTGAAGTAATTACCAGGCAAAGATGCACTTAAgaatattaaaaacacaaaagaatcagataaaaatattaattttgacTGTGCAAATAAAGTGACCACTTTGTGCAGGCGGGAGCTTGTCCTTCTCAGCGTCTCCCCCCAGTGGACGAGTGAAGTGAAGCAAAACCAGCAATAGAGCTCTGCCGGTTTTAGTGCTTATTAATGTGCAGCCCGCACGCCAACGCAAAAGATAACAGGCATTTTTTTTGCTGAATACTTTGCACAAAGTTAGCTCTGACAGTGTTCAGGAGATTAAATACAATTTAAGTGTTCTGATCTCAAACTTGGCAGACAGAGTAACAGTTTGGCCTCAGAGCATCCTTCACTTCTGCACTCAGTGGTCTTTTTTCTTCAACATGGCACATCAACTGCAAAAAGCATTTATAATAGGATCTCTAGCTGAGGTTTGTGCTTTTTCTCAACTTCACTTCTAGGTTTTAAAAGGGGTAATATGGGATAACTTTAAGAACAATGTTGCACTgtatcatctatctatctatctatctagtttatatagcaccaaattagCTCTTGTTAGCACATAAATGTGAAAGGGTCTCAGGATATTCACTCTCCTTATGTGGCCCAACTGGGagaatctgttttctttgtaattaCATGTTCATCTTTGCAAAGTCCCCTCTGACCACTTACTGTTTGGCCCTGACAGTCTGCCTCCAGGAGCTAAGCAGGCAGTCTAGAAGATTGCACGCTGAGAGAAATACAACCAGCTGGGCCTTTTGCTTCACTGCCGTTTGTTGCATTAGATTCAGTCTCCTCTGAACCTCTGATTTACGCCTCTGTTCCTGATTACATCCTTGGAGAGATTAGACTTTTCTGGTTTCTGAGAGCCGAAATCATAGCTATGCTGGGTTCACTGTCAGCTGCAGGCAGCTGAGGTATACTATAGCCACTGTATCCTAGGATGGTTTATAACATATCTAAACTAGGCACAGTTAGAATTTTGTTAAATGTGATTGTAAGCAGGAATTCCAACTGTAAAATTTCATAACCTGCCAAATAACTGCTGCTTCATTTTGACTGTGGAAAGGTTTTACGTAGTCGGTTGCTAGTCTTGTCAAGACTGTTAATATCACctcattatattaaaaaaaagccatGTTGATGTCACTTTGGTAATTGCTCATCTAAACAGTGTTTAGATGGCTGCACTAACTGTATTCTCCAGATGAGGGCAGCATTACCTTAAACATGGTACAGTTCAGCATTgctaaacaaaccaaaaccacaTCAGTCATGCTGTGCAGCCCTCTGGAAAGCAACATACATCAAACCCCAGAATCTGATTAGTGTATTGATTTTAATGGCACAGAACCCAGGAATTTATTGGGGAAGTGATGAAAACTGTTTGGAACATAACTCTCTGAATgcactttaatgttttttttttcctctgacaTTTACAGTTTGACAATTTTATTTCCACTGTGTATTATGTACATTAGTACACACAACAATAATACACATTCTGCATGGGAAAGttcaagaaagaaaaacagcgctGTGATAGCAATCTTCAAACTGAATAACAATGGAAACATGACTTtattgtgtttggtttttttccgtAATTGCccttaaaaaacaacacaggatTCTGTTTCCATCATACAACCTGTAAAGAGGAGGGGAGACTAATGATTTTGCTGTGTGAGCAACAATTCTTATTAACTACTTTTGCTTGAATATTACTAATAAAATTTAGAGTTAACATGTCTCAAAGCTTTTTCGGAGTAAGTAACTCTGGTGCAGAAAGATACAGGTGAGTAAGAATGCAAGTggcaacctctgactctctggCTCCAAACCCAATCATGACTCCTGTGTCAACATggccaaaaaaaaaatggtatGGCTACAGCCTCGTAAGAAAAAatggttttgttgtttgtaaatCATTTAATTATAACAGGGAATAAATTGAAACTAAATAGTTCAAGCTTTATTATCGCTTAATGCACGGGCGGAAGTCTAAATATGCATCTGCAGATGACAGCTCTCTGCTAATGTGATTCACGGACCTAGCGAATGGCTCAGTGTGAGGTTAACTGCTCTGGCAGCTTTTCCTAGACACCTGCATCTGTATGTGATTCACCCTAACATTCCTTGCTAAACTAGCTCACTAGTATTAGCTAATAACTTAGCACTCCACCCTTTCATCATAAAATTGTAATTTCAGCAGCCAAAGAATCAACGTGGTAATAGTCAAAATTCTAAAGCTGAAGCTTTAAATTAGGGCTTCACAAATTAATCATGATggctgcatccatcttttatttacagtttatgCTTTAAAGTTGGGTGCAATCACTGGCATGTGTGAAAAGCAAATTAAACAGTGAATAGTGAAGATAGGTCCCAGCTCGCAATAGAATCTTAGTTGTTAGTAATTCTAGCTGGAATCCATGAAAAGATTCATCTATTTGATTTTTATAAAATACTTATGAATAACCTCAAAAGTATAGAAACAAAATCACAAGTCCAAATTACCCagatttgattgattgattcaaTTCAATACTCTGTCATGGGACAACACGTCTGTAGCACTTTTTAGTTATTTCCATGTGAAGCTGAAAATGGCAGGGAACTCTGCTTTCTCATCAAACCAGTTCTCCACCCCCGATCTCTAGGTATGTTTCCTAGCAACACATCCTTCTGACTGCCTGGGAAAACCCAGTGCTTCATAATAGGCTCAGCTAATATAGATCAGCACCACTTGGCTCTCTCCCTCAAATCTAAATAATAAACGTGTGTACTGaatgtacattttgtatttagtgctgaatgcagcacaaaatAGCAGCTGCACTTACAGCCTGAGATTTAAAATGCCATCAGTTCTCTCCTGTGCTCTATATTTGCTGTCGACTGGTCTCACAAGCGCTCTTGATAAGAGTGATGGAGTGTCTGTCTGGAGTGTGTAAAGTTGGAGGCAGTACAGaaaaacagcattaaaatgTTCAATCAAAGGCTTGTCTCATGGCTGCCAGTTCAGGTGTTTACTTTATAAAGTTTGCCCACAGATCAGAAACATGCTCACAGGAGTGTGTTCAttctatttaattaaaaaaaatactcatcAGAGTTTCCTCAAGTCCACAGCAACGTTCAAGATGCTTTTCTTCTCTAATTCAGTAGCAAAATTGTTGCAAACTGGTTTTTGTTCTATCAGCTATCCAATGACAGAATGTTAAATTTACTGGTAGAGGAGTCCATTGAGGATAATCGGGTTAATTTGACCATGATGATGAAATACCTTATTGTGTCTCATAAGCAGTCCAAAAGCCCaaaacacgcacgcacacacacacacacacacacacacacacaaaatcaattGCAAACTGCAAACTTTTACATGTGAAAGCGTGGAACTATtaaaatgtctcacatttttaCTTCAAAGGTTAATTAGTCATTTAATTGATTCCTTCTTCCATAGCTATCTCATGCAGCTCTAATTTAGAGTAACAGAGACATGCAACTAAAACTCTGTCTTCATATAATTAACCTAATAGTAGGTTAATTCTACGAAGGCAGGCAGTTAAATGATGTTTTCAAAGAAATTAATCCATTCATTAATCCACTGTAAACATTATACTGATGGGAGTAGTTGCAGTGACTCAGTGATGATGCTTAGTTTCACATTTCTCCAGTGCAATGGAGAAGCTATTACAATAGAGCAGAAACACCACACCACTTGTTCTCCTGACACAAGTGATATTTGCTCTGTCGATGAACACAATTCATTCAGTCAGTTTACTGAGGCACCCAGTGACAACTGTGCAGAGATAGAAGCGGCCTTATGGTTCTTGCATGACGCTATCTGTGACAGCTACATACAACACTGCACTGTCATGTCAACGTCTATTGACTGCTGGTGAAGTGCCATGTTTGTTTACAAGAAGGTACAGCTTTAAAACTAGACGGCACTGGGCTTCTATTCAGGTTTAGTGTTATAGAGACAATCGTCTACACGCTTACAACGATTTCACGACATTTCCTTTTATATTGGGAGGAGACTGCTGAGTTGAGAGTTGACCTGATGATGATCATTGACGCTCTCCAAAAAGGAGGTTAAACCAAAGGTCATTGGTGAAAAGGCTGGCTCTTTGCAGAGCATATTAATGGAAAGCTGACGGAAGGGGAAAGTGCGGTGGGATGACCGCAAGCTTGAGAGGATTGTCAAACAAAGTTGATTCAAGAACTTGGGGGAGTTCCACAGGGATTGGACTAAGACTGGTGTCAGAGCAGCAGGAGCCACCACACAGGAAAGGAGCTACAGCGTTCACATTTCTAATATGCAGCCATTCCTTGACCAGAGGCAAGATCAGTAGCATCTTGCCTGggctgaggagaaaaaaaactggactGCTGTTCAGTAGTCCAAAGTCCTCTTTTAAGATGAAAGTAagtttttttgcatttcatttgaaaCCGAGTTCCTAGAGTCTGAAGGAAAAGTGGAAAGTCAGAAAATCTGAGGTGTTTGAAGTCCAGCGTGAAGTTTCTGCAGCCTGTGATGATTTAGCGTGCCATGtcatctcctggtgtaggtgcTGGTTGGTCCACTGTGTTTCATCAAGTCCAAAGTCTTCATAGTGTTTACCAGAAGCACTCCATGCTTCCACCTGCTGACAAGCTCTTTGGAGATATCAATTTACTATTCCAACAGGACTTAACACCTGCTCACAGAGCCAAAGCTGCTACCAAATGGTTTGCTTACAatgttattattgtgctcgATGGGCTGGTCAACTTGCCTGACCTGAACCCCCAAGAGAATCTCTGGGGTAATAAGAGGAAAATGAGGAGTGCCTCTTTAGCTCACTGGGTGAGCAGGCGATCACATAGCAAATGTCAGAAAGCAGCGGCCCAGATTTGGATCCGATCCACAGCCATTTACTACATGTcttccccccctctctctctccccactTTCTTGTCCGTCTTCACTATCCAATAAAGGCAAAaatactaaagaaaaaaaaaagaaaaaagaaagttatctttaaaaaaaagaagagagcgGAAGACCAGTAATGCTCCcctacataaaaataaaaaatgagctGAAGGCTGCTATGAAAGCCTGGGCTTCAGTAATGCTTCATCAGTGCCACAAGCTTCCACGTCACGCTGCACTGATGCAGTAATTTATGGTAATGGAGCCCGAAGTTAAGTATCAGAAGTTGGGCATTTTTGTATTGCAAATCCTTTTTGGATACTTTGATCTTAGGAGATGCTCTAAGTATTTTCATGAGCAATAAGCCATAATCAtcaaaatttaaacaaaaaataagtatttcatgtaaCATGATGATAGATAACAGATAAGGAAGATAATAAAAAATACCTGAAATtgaccttttttaaaataaatgacaagaaaaatacagtttttcaccattctcagttttttttaaatgcactagCATTGCTACAGGCAGTGGTAGAGATATTAGAGATACTTATGTCCCTAGGGGTTCCTTGGAGTACTGCAGTGgttgtgtattttgtttaaataattaataaaacatgTCTGACAACCACTGGCTAAGGCAACTGGAAGATTTGTCCTTTTTATTCCAAAAAGTAATTCCCAGATAATAACCCATTATAACTCAATGTTACCATAACTGCCATGCCTGAAACATTCTAACTATTGGATGTCATAAAATTATGAACCAACATCAAAGGTTCCCTGAGGATAAATCCTACTGAGCTTCTCCAGCTTTAACAGCAGAACTATCAGCTGGCTGATGCTTTATTCTAGAGTGAAATTAGACAAATGATAAAGGTGCATTGTGTCACTCTGCCACTGGCATGGCTTTCCACTCGCTCTGTAACATAGACTGTATATGGAAGATGGACTAGCTCGAAAGTAATTATGGCCATGTTTTTTCTAAATAACTTCATGCTAAACAAGCAGCCCTGCTTATAAACAGATGTATATAAGTCTGTTTTTTATGAATTTCTGTTGtcaataaaaaaatcaatttgtAGAACAGAATAACTAACTTAATTTCCTAAAAGCTTATGTTATTAAAAGTTAGACACTTACCATTTCCATTAGCGTACTTGCACCGAGACTGCATTTAGGAAATGCAGGAACCGCAGACAGTTGTGATTGGATATATCGGTGGCTGCTGATTTATGGAAATAGTCTTTTATTATGCAAAGGAAACATTTAGAAGGAAGCATGCACACTTGCTGCCTTCTGGCAAACGACAGTGTGTCAAGAGAGAAGGAAAATATACACATTATTCCTGGCTGAAATGACAAATGAGATGGGGACAGAGTGCGTTGTAAATACATTTCTCCTGGAGAGAAGGAGCTAGCTCATAGCTCTCCCCCAACAAAGCCTCTGGAAATCCTCTCAATTAAGCGATGCATTTCCCCATGCTTtgaggagagagagggtgaAGCATAATGGCAGAGCACAAATCACCAAGAGCCTATTGAAAAAGCTGCCAGTTAACTATGTAATATTACCACTGCTGAAATGCTTCACCCTTTATCCCTTTTCAATTGCAAGGCTAGATATTGAGT
Encoded proteins:
- the foxi1 gene encoding forkhead box protein I1, producing MNAFGHQPSNPQSSPIQHSAQELLDMAVYCDNYGVYQQNLHHHHTQRPPTHPSGYGLGEYSPPSTNPYLWLNGPSINSSPYLQGNNGTSYIQSGYGSNQRQFLPPPTGFGGADLGWLSISSQQELFKMVRPPYSYSALIAMAIQNAQDKKLTLSQIYQYVADNFPFYKKSKAGWQNSIRHNLSLNDCFKKVARDEDDPGKGNYWTLDPNCEKMFDNGNFRRKRKRRSDLNGADSTALPLKSEDGAHKLADTAILLSASPPSLHGSPASTEPKSSPSPSAEHSPCFNSFSSSVNSILASSGGSDGARGVERGDYGSGHVGGLSQPREGMSGLGSYSSSVISPLNSDNSRMNYYTSVQSLSNHFSVNNLLYSREGTEV